The sequence below is a genomic window from bacterium.
TTGCCGATGATGATCCCCGGGCGCGCGGTGTGGATGTTGATGCGCAGGCGCTTGGCGGCGCGCTCGATGTCCACGCGGGAGACGCCGGCGTGGGACAGCGTCTTCTTGATGAACGCGCGCACGCGGATGTCCTCGTGGAGCTGGTCCGCGTAGCCCTTGCCGGCGAACCAGCGCGAGCTCCAGGTGTTGACGATGCCGAGCCGCAGCCCGACGGGATTGACTTTCTGACCCACTGCCTGCTCCCCCCTCTCCCGCTAGATGCCGTCGCGCAGGACGACCGTGACGTGGCTCGTCCGCTTCCAGATCTTCGCCGCCCGCCCCTGCGCGCGCGGGCGGAACCGCTTGATCATCGGACCGCCGTCCACGAGCACCGCGGCGACGCGGAACTCCTCGGCGTGGTCGGCCTTGAGGTTGTGCTCGGCGTTGGCCACGGCCGACTTGAGCACCTTGCGCACGACCCGGGCCGCGGCCTTGGGCGTGTAGTCCAGCGTCGCCAGCGCCTCGGCGACGCGCTTGCCGCGGATCGTGTCCGCGACGAGGCGCACCTTCTGCGGCGACATCCTGATGTAGCGCGCGATTGCCTTCGTTTCCATCGCTCCTCGTCCCCCTCCGGCGGGCGAATGCCGCCTACTTGCCCGCGGCGGGCGGCGCCGCCGGCGCGGGCGCGGCCGCCTTCTCGGCCTTCGTCCCGTGGCCGCGGAAGGTCCGCGTCGGGGAGAACTCGCCGAGCCGGTGCCCGACCATGTTCTCGGTCAGGTAGACCGGGATGAACTTCTTCCCGTTGTGCACCGCGACGGTGTGGCCGACGAACTCGGGCGCGATCACCGAGCGGCGCGACCAGGTCTTGACGACCTTCTTCTCGCCGGCGCGGTTGAGCGCCTCGATCTTGTCCAGCAGGTGCTGGTCGATGAACGGTCCCTTGCGCGACGAACGACCCATGGCTCCTCCGCTCCCCTACTTCGCGTTCCGGCGCTTGACGATGAACTTGTCGGACGGCTTGCGGCCGCGGGTCTTGGCGCCCTTGGTCGGCTTGCCCCAGGGGGTCACCGGGTGGCGCCCGCCGGAGGTCTTGCCCTCGCCGCCGCCGTGCGGGTGGTCGACGGGGTTCATCGCCACGCCGCGCACGTGCGGCCGGCGCCCGCGCCAGCGCGTGCGCCCGGCCTTGCCGAGGAAGACGTTCTCCTGCTCGAGGTTCCCGACCTGCCCGATCGTGGCGCGGCAGACCACCGGGACCATCCGCACCTCGCCCGAGGGCAGCTTGACCTGCGCGTAGTCGCCCTCGCGCGCCACCAGCTGCGCCAGCGTCCCGGCGCTGCGCACGAGCCGCCCGCCCTGGCCGGGCCGCAGCTCGATGTTGTGGATCACCGTGCCGAGCGGGATGTTCTTCAGCGGCAGCGTGTTGCCGACCTTGATGTCCGAGCCGCTGCCCGCGACGATCGTGTCGCCGACGGCGAGCTTGTCCGGCGCCAGCACGTAGGCCTTCGCGCCGTCGCGGTAGCTCACGAGCGCGATGCGCGCCGTGCGGTTCGGGTCGTACTCGAGGGTCACGACCTTGCCCGGCACGCCGGCCTTGTCGCGGTTGAAGTCGATGACCCGGTACTTGCGCCGGTGCCCGCCGCCGCGGTGGTAGGCGGTGACCTTGCCGCGGCTGTTGCGGCCGCCGCTCTTCTTGAGCTTCTCCGTCAGGGCGCGGTGCGGCCGGGCGGCGGTGAGCTCCTCGTTGCCGAGGTCCGTCCGGAACCGGATGCCCGGGGAGGTCGGGCGGTACTTCTTGATGGCCATTATGACACCCCTTCGATGATCTCGATCTTCTCGCCGGGCTTGAGCGTGACGATCGCCTTCTTCCAGTCGGAGCGCCGGCCGACGTTCTTCCCGAGGCGCTTCTCCTTGCCGGCCACGTTCACGACGTTGACCGCCGCGACCTTGGCCTTGAAGACCTTCTCGACCGCGGCCTTGATGTCGCTCTTGGTCGCGTCGCGGTCCACCCGGAAGGCGACCTGGTTGTGCCGCTCCTTCAGGTCGTGGCACTTCTCCGTGAGCAGCGGCACGCGGATGATGTCGTGCGGGTCCTTCACTTTGCCCATAGCTCCTCCATCGCGGCGAGGGCCGCGCGCGTCAGCACCAGGTGGCGGTAGCCCACGAGGTCGTTGAGGGCGAAGCCGCCGGGGCGCGCCACCTTGACGTCGGGGAGGTTGCGGCCGGCCCGCAGCAGCGTGTCGCCGGCGGCCGCGTGCACGAGCAGCGCCCCGCCGTCGCGCCAGCCGGTGGTGCCGAGCCAGAGCGCGAGCGCCTTGGTCTTGCCGTTGGTCTC
It includes:
- the rpsS gene encoding 30S ribosomal protein S19 — translated: MGRSSRKGPFIDQHLLDKIEALNRAGEKKVVKTWSRRSVIAPEFVGHTVAVHNGKKFIPVYLTENMVGHRLGEFSPTRTFRGHGTKAEKAAAPAPAAPPAAGK
- the rplD gene encoding 50S ribosomal protein L4; its protein translation is ETNGKTKALALWLGTTGWRDGGALLVHAAAGDTLLRAGRNLPDVKVARPGGFALNDLVGYRHLVLTRAALAAMEELWAK
- a CDS encoding 50S ribosomal protein L23; this translates as MGKVKDPHDIIRVPLLTEKCHDLKERHNQVAFRVDRDATKSDIKAAVEKVFKAKVAAVNVVNVAGKEKRLGKNVGRRSDWKKAIVTLKPGEKIEIIEGVS
- the rplV gene encoding 50S ribosomal protein L22, translated to METKAIARYIRMSPQKVRLVADTIRGKRVAEALATLDYTPKAAARVVRKVLKSAVANAEHNLKADHAEEFRVAAVLVDGGPMIKRFRPRAQGRAAKIWKRTSHVTVVLRDGI
- the rplB gene encoding 50S ribosomal protein L2, translated to MAIKKYRPTSPGIRFRTDLGNEELTAARPHRALTEKLKKSGGRNSRGKVTAYHRGGGHRRKYRVIDFNRDKAGVPGKVVTLEYDPNRTARIALVSYRDGAKAYVLAPDKLAVGDTIVAGSGSDIKVGNTLPLKNIPLGTVIHNIELRPGQGGRLVRSAGTLAQLVAREGDYAQVKLPSGEVRMVPVVCRATIGQVGNLEQENVFLGKAGRTRWRGRRPHVRGVAMNPVDHPHGGGEGKTSGGRHPVTPWGKPTKGAKTRGRKPSDKFIVKRRNAK